CGGACAGCCCCTCTTCACCGGGGGCGACGACAGCGCCCTGGCCGCGATCGGTGCCTACAACCGGATCTTCCTCGGCTGGGACCCCGAGCCGGTCGCCGCACCCACGCTCCTCGTGCGCGCGCTGCGGCCCACGCCCGCCATGGCGGCCTGCGCCGACGCGGACGACTGGCGGACGTCCTGGCCTGCGGCGCACGCCGTCGTGGACGTCCCCGGTGACCATCTGACGATGATGCAGGAACACGCCGAGACGACCGTGTCGGCGATCCGCACCTGGATCGACGCCCGAACCGCGAAGGGAGACCAGTGAGTTCTGCCGAGCCGCCGCAGGACTTCGACGTCATCGTGGTCGGCGGCGGCCCGGCCGGGAGCACTTGACCCCTGGCGGTTCTCCTTCACGCTGTCGCCCCGGCCGGCCGACCCGACCTCGTTCGCCTACCAGGTGGAGCGGTCCCGGTTCGACGCGATCCTCCTGGACAACTTCGACTCATCTGTAGCCTGTATCACCATGATGCGCGCTTGGTTCTTGCCGATTGTGCTTGTGCTCAGCGGCTCAGCCGTCGCGACCGGGCCGGCCTTCGGGGGGGACGCCGGCGCGGCCACAGCAATCCTGCTGGTGTTCCTGGTGCTCGCAGGCGTGAACTCGCCCCTGTTCTTCCCGCGGTCGACCGCTGCGCCGGAGGCGCGACGCCGCAGCGCGGTCGACGGCCGGCCGGTCGTCTTCTGGCGGCCGGGCTGCAAGTACTGCATACGACTGCGCATCCGATTGGGCCGCAGCGCCCGCCAGTTGCATTGGGTCAACATCTGGCGTGACCCGGCAGGAGCCGCAGCGGTGAGGGCAGCGAACGACGGCAACGAGACGGTGCCGACTGTCGTCGTGGCGGGCCGGCCACACACCAACCCCGATCCTGCATGGGTGCGTGACCAGCTGCCCCGTTCCGCGTGATCAGAAGTCGCGTCCCGGAGAAACGCGCCGGCTTCGAAGGAGGCCGGCGATGAGGACGGCGCCAAGGGCGAGGAGGGCTGCCGCGATGGTGAGCGCGAAGGAGAAGCCTTCCGTCGCGGCTCGCAGCGGGTCGGTCGAGTCGGCCAGGGCGTCGCTGTGGCGTGCGGCCAAGGTGATCAGTACGGCCACACCCACAGCGCCACCCATCTGTTGGACGGAGCTGAGGACGGCCGAGCCCAGACCGGCGTTCTCCTCGGTGGTGCCCGTGAGCGCCACGCCCGTCAGGACCGGCAGGCTCAGGCCGCAGCCAAGGCTCGTGACGAGCATGCCCGGCAGTACACCCGATACGTAGGAGTCGCCCGGCGCCACGCCGGACAGCAGGAGCAGCCCGGCCGAGCTGATCAGGAACGACACGACGAGGGGCGAGCGCATCCCGAACCTGATCACCGCGCGGGAGGAGAGCCACATGCCTGTGAGCATTCCGGCGCAGTAGGGCAGGTAGGCGAGGCCGGCCTCGAGCGGGCCGTAGCCGAGCACGGTTTGCAGGTGGATCATCAGCAGGAAGGCCATCGCGTAGAAGGCGGCGGAGAACAGCAGGGTCGTGCCGTTGGCGACGGCACGGGGCCGGAACGACAGGAACGGCAACGGCACCAACGGCTCGGCCGTGCGGGACTCCACCACGAGGAACGCGATTCCCAGGACGGCAGCCAGGAGCAGCGGTCCGACGCAGGACACGTCGGCCCAACCCGACTCCCCGGCCTGGAGCAGCCCGTAGACCACGGACAGGACGGCGCCGGTGCCCAGTACCGCACCGGGTACGTCCAGGCCGGCCCTACGGGTGGCCCGGCTCTCGTCGACCAGGCGCGGAAGCAGCACGAGCGCGAGCGCGGCCACCGGAAGGTTGATCAGGAAAATCCAGCGCCAGGAGGTGAGGCCGGTCAGCGCACCGGAGATCACCAGCCCCGTGGTGCCGCCCAGACCGGCGATGCCACCCCAGATGCCGAGTGCCTTGGCGCGTTCCTCGGTGCCGGGATACAGAAGAGTGATCAGGGACAGGGCGGCCGGGCTCGCCATGGCCGCGCCCGCCCCCTGGACGAACCGGCCGGCCACGAGTTGCCAGGGTTCCTGGGCGAGCCCGCAGATCAGGCTCGCCGCGCCGAACAGTGCCACGCCGCTGAGGAACACGCGGCGGCGGCCCCACAGGTCCGCCGCACGGCCGAACAGCAACAGCAGCCCGCCGAAGGCGAGAAAGTAGGCGTTGACGACCCAGGCCAGGCCCGCGGTGCTGAAGCCGAGTTCGTCCCGGATGCGGGGACGCTCACCACGTTGTCGTCCAGGACGAGCATGAACTGCACGAAGCACAGCACGATCAGTGCCGGTCGACGACGGCCGGCCGCTGTGGAGAGGGTCGGTGCGCAGCGCTCCGGGCGCGGATGGTTGAGGGGCATGCGACGACGCTATGGAGCGGTCCCGATGGCCACAATCCGCGATGGGGCCACGCAGTGTCGCGCTGAGGACATACGCTCGGATGCGTGTCCGAAGCCTTCGAAGAAGCCGCCCCACCGGGGGTGGGGGCGATCGTCGTGGGGAACTTCCCCTTGTCGGCAGGCCAGTGGATCCCGTCGCACCGGCACCCACAGCACCAGCTGGCCTGGACTCGACGTGGTGTGCTCGGCGTCGCCGTGGACGACACTTACTGGGTCCTGCCGCCCACCCGGGCGCTGTGGCTGCCCGCGGGAGTCGTCCACCGGACCGGTGCGACCCGGGACGCGGTGTTGTGCAGTCTCTACCTCGAACCGGACCGGTGCCCTCTGGACTGGCGAGAGCCCACGGCTGTCGCTGTCGA
The genomic region above belongs to Streptomyces coeruleorubidus and contains:
- a CDS encoding glutaredoxin domain-containing protein gives rise to the protein MMRAWFLPIVLVLSGSAVATGPAFGGDAGAATAILLVFLVLAGVNSPLFFPRSTAAPEARRRSAVDGRPVVFWRPGCKYCIRLRIRLGRSARQLHWVNIWRDPAGAAAVRAANDGNETVPTVVVAGRPHTNPDPAWVRDQLPRSA